GCCGGTCGATGCGGAGGTCATTACGCGGGAAGAGCTGCTGCAACGGAACGTCCAGACAGCCCAGCAGGCGCTCGAACAGACGACCGGGCTGTACATTGGCAAAAATGCCAGCGGCTGGGGCAGCAAGGGTACGGTCGGCATGTACGGACTGGTCGCGAAATACAGTCTCGTGCTGGTCGATGGGCAGCGGCTGCTGGGTGGCCATCAGAACGCCATCGATTTGCAGCAGATTTCCGTCGAGATGATCGAGAGGATCGAAATCCTCAAGGGCCCTTCCTCGGCGCTCTACGGCAGTGATGCCGTCGGTGGCGTGGTCAACATCATTACCCGCAAAGGCGCTGACAAGCTGGAGTTTTCAGGATCGCTGGCGATGGGGTCGCGCGGAACGGCGATTGGCTCGATCTCCGGCGGAGCGGGCAGCGAAAAGCTGAAAACCCGGTTGAACTACACATACCGCGAGTCCGACGGTGTCAACAAACATGCCGACAGCTATGACGAGCACATCCTTCAGGGCACGATGTCACTGCGTCTTGCCGACAAGGCCGAACTCACCCTCAACCCTTACTATTCGTTTCAGGATATGCCTGATCAACAGACAACGCAGGAGCGCTACGGAGTTCATGCGATGCTCGACTGGAAGCCGGACGATGTTTCATCGCTCAAGCTCCGGGGATCGCTGTTCGACTTCAGCTACAAGACCCAAACGGACGATACCGTGCTCGACAACTACGAACTCGAACTGCTCTATTCGCGCCTGCTGCTGGACAGACATCTGGTGACCGGCGGTTACGGGTTCTGGAACGAACGGCGGAACTATGTGCCCCGGCCCGCTCAGAACAGCAAGATAGAACAGACCCTGAACAGCTTTTATCTGCAAGACGAGATCGATCTTTCGCCCGTCGTACTGGTGCTCGGCGCTCGTGTCGATTCTCACGAGCGGTGGGGAGACGAAATCAATCCGAAAGCGAGCGTGATGTACAAGGCC
This genomic window from Chlorobaculum limnaeum contains:
- a CDS encoding TonB-dependent receptor plug domain-containing protein, producing the protein MCNIRIIRKRSCGVLMLLAAVGAAIEARAEMQASELDKIVVSATKTPHTLGDVPVDAEVITREELLQRNVQTAQQALEQTTGLYIGKNASGWGSKGTVGMYGLVAKYSLVLVDGQRLLGGHQNAIDLQQISVEMIERIEILKGPSSALYGSDAVGGVVNIITRKGADKLEFSGSLAMGSRGTAIGSISGGAGSEKLKTRLNYTYRESDGVNKHADSYDEHILQGTMSLRLADKAELTLNPYYSFQDMPDQQTTQERYGVHAMLDWKPDDVSSLKLRGSLFDFSYKTQTDDTVLDNYELELLYSRLLLDRHLVTGGYGFWNERRNYVPRPAQNSKIEQTLNSFYLQDEIDLSPVVLVLGARVDSHERWGDEINPKASVMYKASDALKFRVSAGRAFKAPTLLSLYDEWMMGSITVHPNPDLKPEKSVGYQAGVEYAFSRDIVTKATWFRNDLDDMIKSTVSRRGGAMHMDYENINKAMTQGVELNLDARFSKAVSAKLGYTWLDTEDKNSGKKLTYSPSGKFFSGLDFRIAPAGLLLGLEASYTGERYTDAANTEKLGSFWLCNASLTKKFTENAELFVRIDNLFGEKNITDEYDLDGTEFLAGMRVKL